In Campylobacter sp. RM16187, the DNA window TAGTTTCTTTTCCAAACAGCGATATGTATATTGATTTTTTAAAGTCTTCATCTAAACTGCTTGAGAAGTTGTTCCAAAAAGTAGTTTTGCCAACACCCCACTTTCCGTCCAGAACAATGCACCTTGCACTGTCCATTTTTAATATCTCTTTTAGTCTAGTCTCAATTTTTTCTTTAGATAGAAAGCTCATAAGGTCACTCCTTTGTGTTTTAAAGCGATGTTGTATATTATTTAAATTATTATAAATTTTATATTTAGTTTCTTTAAGGTGACATTTTCACCTATTTAATAATCTTAAATTATCTTATTAAAAATGATATTTAATAAAAACTATAAAATTTAAGCTGATTGACGCCGTGTATTTGCTAAAATTACGCTAATACTCTAAAAAATAACATTCCAAAAGGAGAATTAATGGAGTTTTTGACTAGTTTAAGCGAAGGCACGCAGTTTGCCATTCAGCTTATAGTTGTTCTTGTCTGTCTGTTTTACGGAGCGAAAAAGGGCGGCATCGCGCTTGGTTTGCTAGGCGGTATAGGACTTATCGTTCTTGTATTTGGCTTTCACATTCAGCCTGGTAAGCCGGCGATTGCCGTTATGCTCACCATCCTTGCCGTCGTTGTTGCGAGTGCGACATTGCAGGCAAGCGGCGGACTTGACGTTATGCTTCAAATAGCGGAGAGAATTTTAAGGAAAAATCCAAAATACGTAAGTATCCTAGCGCCGTTTGTAACGTGCTTTTTAACGATACTTTGCGGAACAGGACACGTTGTTTATACGATTTTACCTATCGTTTATGATATAGCTATCAAAAACGGCATCCGTCCTGAGCGCCCGATGGCTGCAAGCTCGGTATCTGCGCAAATGGGTATCATCGCAAGCCCGGTTTCAGTTGCGGTCGTAACCTTAACCGCATTTTTAGTAAGTTCCAAGACTCAGCTTGCTGGATTTGATGGCTATTTGGACCTTCTTAAAATCACGATACCTTCGACGTTTTGTGGTGTTTTAGCAATCGGAATTTTTAGCTGGTTTAGAGGCAAAGATCTTGATAAAGACGAGGAATTTCAAGAGAAGATAAAAGATCCTGAGTTTAAAAAATATGTTTACGGCGAAAGTGCTTCTTTACTTGGTCAAAAGCTTCCACAATCAAGCTGGAACGCGATGTGGATATTTTTAAGCGCTATTGCAGTTGTTGCTCTACTTGGATACTTCAAAGAGTACCGCCCTGCTTGGCCTAAATCAAATCCTGCGAAAGTAGTCGAGATCGTAGCTGACGGTAAAGCCGTTAAGAGCTTTAATGTAAAAGACGGCAAGATCGTAGCTACAGTAAAAGACGGCAAGATCGAAGAGACCGTTGCTTCAAGCAAGGCAAAAAGCTCTATGAGCTATGAAAATATCGAAATTTACAGCAAAGACGGCAAACTAACTCAAAGCCTAAGAGCTGAAAACGGCGGCGTGGTGTTAAGTGTCGGAGATAAGAGCGAGACCATAGCTTCAGCTAAGATCGCAGTAAAAGATAGCGTGAAAAAGCCCGCTCCTATGGGCATGGTTGATGTTATCCAAATTTTCATGCTACTAGCCGGTGCGCTCATCATCATCTTTACAAAAACAGATGCGAGCAAGATCAGCAAAAACGAAATTTTCCGCTCAGGTATGATCGCACTTGTTGCGGTGTTTGGAATTTCATGGATGGCTGAGACGATGTTTGCAGTTCACACTCCGATGATGAAAGAAGCTCTGGGAGATATCGTTAAGCAGCACCCTTGGACATACGCGGTTATGCTGCTTTTGGTGTCAAAATTTGTTAATTCTCAGGCCGCCGCGCTTGTGGCTTTCGTGCCGTTAGCTCTTGGTATCGGCGTTAGCCCTGCGATCATCCTTGCGTTTGCGCCTGCTTGCTATGGATACTACATACTTCCTACATATCCAAGCGACCTTGCGGCTATTCAGTTTGACCGCTCGGGCACGACAAGGATTGGTAAATATGTTATAAATCATAGTTTTATTATTCCTGGACTTATTGGAGTATTCTCGTCGTGCTTATTTGGCTGGATATTCGCGAGTCTATATGGATATATGGGCTAAAATTTAGAATTTTTTATCTGCTTAAGTCTTGTAGAAAGAGACTTAAGCAGTATATTTATATGTGTTGCGAAATAATATAATTTAGGTAAGACTATAAATTATTACACTTAATATTATTTTATTTTGATACTATTTTATAATTTTAGTGGTATACTTATATGATTATAAATATTTTTTAAATACATTAAGATTGGATGGAAGTGAAAAGACCAAATAGCTATTGGAACTCTCAGATAGAATCTCAAGAGGGAAGTGTTGAGCGTATGATGAAAGATGAGCTTATGCGAAAGAAAGCTTATAAAAAAAATCAAAAAAATTTTGTAAAGGCATTTGAAGACAGGATGGATTTTTATATAACATCTAGTATTGTGGTAATGAGTTTGGTGTTAGTCGGCTTTGTACTAAAGTATATGGTTTAATTTTTTATCAATCTGCTTAGCTATAACTCATTTTTTAGCCTATCGCCAAATTTAGCTCTATCGCTCATATATACAAAGCTTAAAACTTCCGCAACCGCCCTAAAAAGCTCAGCAGGTATCATCTCGTTTATATCGCACACCTTGTAAAGCTCTCTTGCAAGCGGCGGATTTTCTACGATCTTAACGCCGCTATTTATGCCGATATCTTTGATGCGAAGTGCTAGGAAATCGACCCCTTTAGCTATAACAACTGGCGCTTTTTCTTTGGTTTTATCATATCTTAGCGCGACTGCGTAGTGAGTCGGGTTGGTGATGATGACGTCAGCCTCTGGGATATTTTGCATCATCCTTCGTCTGCTTGCTTCCATCTGAAGCCTTCGAATACGAGCTTTTACTTGCGGATCGCCCTCCATCTGTTTGTATTCGTCTTTAACCTCTTGCTTTGTCATTCTGAGATCTTTAAAATACTGAAAACGCACGATAAGAACGTCAACAATCGCGATAACAAACAGCACGATGAGCATGACAAAGGCTAGGATTATCATCTTTTCTTTAAGCCAGTCAAGTTGAGCTACCATAGGTAAAAATATAGTGTGTGGAAGCTCTTTGATAAAGCTTAAAAACATAAAAAATCCAACGCTAAATACGATGGTAACTTTTAGAGTCATCTTTATTGATTCGATTAGTTTTTTTAGTGAAAAGAGGTTTTTAAGCCCTTTTATCGGGTTTATTTTGTTTAAATTTGGCTCAAGCGGCTTTGTGGTAAAGATAAATCCAAACTGGATCAAATTTGCGATAATTCCTGCGATCGCTACGCAAATGGTAATCGGCAAAATCATCAAAAGCGCTCTAAAAACCGTTGTGAGCGCGATACTGTAAATAAGCTTTGCATCTATCTCTTGTCCGATCAGGCTCTGATAATAAACATAAAGCGCGAAAAACTGCTCGCCTAAAAAGCCAAGTAGTAAAATCACGGCAAAGATGGCCACAAAAAGGGTGATAAATCCCGCTAAATCCTGACTTTTGGCGACGTTTCCGTCCTTTTTGGCGTCCTCGATCTTTTTGGAGGTGGCTTCTTCGGTTTTTTCTTGATCGTTTTCTGCCATTATCTACTTAGCCGTATTTAAAATTAAGCTAAATTTCTTGGCGTAATTTAGTTGAAAATTTTGAGCCGTGTTTAATAGCAAGATAAATTTTACCAAGAAATTTCCTTTGTGGTTTGAATTTAGTGATTATATCAAAACTGCTTTGCATTTTTAAATTTAAAAATTTAAATTAAATCTAAAATAGAAACTTTTAAGTAATAATCAGAGATATTTTATCCTAATTACTTAATACTATCTAAAAATAATTTTTAATAAACAATAAAATTTATCATAAATTAATAGAAAAAATTATATTATTCTGTGATTTTATTTTAAATTTAAGGATTAAGTATGAAATTTAAGTTTATCTTACTAAGTTCAGCTTTGGCTAGTTCGATGTTTGCGAACGATTTGATTAAAGAGGCGCTTGACGCAGGTCTAGTTGCGATCCCAAGCGATCCACACGCTCTTGCAAAGATGATAAATGAAGCTTCACCTGACTCTAAAGAGTTTCCTACGACAATGGCGGCTTATGAGCTTGGCAAAAGGCTTTATTTTGATCCTCGCCTTTCAAAATCAGGCATTATCAGCTGTAACACTTGTCACAACTTAGGGCTTGGCGGAGTTGACGGCGTTCCTGCTTCAACAGGACATAAATGGATGCCAAACCCGCACCACGTAAATGCTCCGACCGTTTATAACTCTGTGTTTAACGCGGTTCAGTTCTGGGACGGACGCGCAGCTCACCTTGCAGCTCAAGCGGCCGGTCCTATGACAGCTCTTCCTGAAATGGCTTCAACTCCAGAGCTTGTAGTAGATAGACTTAAGTCGATCCCTGCTTATGTGGCCGAGTTTAAAAACGCATTTAACAGCGAGATAAATTTTGACCTTGTTACGACTGCGATTGGAATTTTTGAAAGAACGCTTGTAACTCCTTCAAGATTTGACAAATTTCTAGAAGGCGATAAGAATGCACTAAATGAAGCGGAGAAAAAAGGTCTAAAAATGTTTTTGGATAAGGGTTGCGCATCTTGCCATAACGGTGTAAATTTGGGTGGAACTCTTCAGCCGTTTGAGGTTGCAGGCAAGTATGAATTTGCAAACATTGGCGATTTTAAAGGTGATGCAAACGGAATGGTTAAAGCTCCTACACTCCGCAACGTAGAGCTAACCGCACCATACTATCACAACGGAGCTATATGGTCGCTAAGTGACGCTGTTAAAGCGATGGGAAGCATACAGCTTGGAATCGAGATAAATGACGTTGAAGCTGCTAGTATAGTGACATTTTTAAATTCGCTTACAGGAACTATGCCAAAGGTTGAGTACCCAATGTTCCCTGCTTCAACAGATAAAACTTCAAAGCCTGAGCTGGACTACTAAAATTTATGATCGGGAGGTTCTCCTCCTGATTAAATTCAACTTAAATTTATAAAAAAAAGTATATAATCCACTCCTTATAACCAACAAAGCTCCACAAATCTTTTAAATCAAAAGTGCTTTTTGGTAACTTACCAAAGAAGGGATAGCAATGTCAAAATATGCTATTATAAAACACGGCGGCAAGCAGTATAGAGTGAGCGAGGGCGAGTACCTTAAACTTGATCGCTTTGAAGCCGAAGCAAAATCTAGCGTCGAAATTACAGATGTTCTAGCTGTAAACGATGGCGAGATAAAGGTAGGTGCACCGTTTGTTAAGGGTGCAAAAGTTGTCTTAGAGGTCGTAAATGAAGGTAAAGACAAAAAAGTCGTAATCTACAAAAAACGCAGAAGAAAAGACTCAAAGCTTAAACGCGGTTTTAGAAGACAGTTCACACGCGTTAAAGTAGTAAGTATCGCAGCCTAAGGAGATTAAGATATGGCACACAAAAAAGGTCAAGGTTCTACCCAGAATAACCGAGATTCCATCGGTCGCCGCTTAGGCGTTAAGAAATTTGGCGGCGAATTTGTTCGCGCCGGAAATATCATCATCCGCCAAAGAGGCACGGCAACTCACGCCGGAAGCAACGTTGGTCTTGGTAAAGATCACACGATATTCGCACTTATCGACGGATATGTAAAATTCGAGAGAAAAGATAAAACAAGAAAAAAAGTTTCTGTTTATCCGGCTGCTTAAATTTTAGGAGGGCTTAGCTCTCCTTTTCTTCATCAAATTTTTACAAAAATATTTTACTCTTACTGCGAAATCAAATTAAATACTATTGTATTATAAATTTATGTTAGGCAGATTTATAATTGTGAGAATTTTAAAATCAAATTTTAATCAACAAAAAGATATAATGAAAAGAAAATTTTAAGGTAAATTTATGTTTATAGATAGTGTAAGTTTGACATTAAGCTCGGGTCACGGCGGAGCGGGTGCGGTTAGCTTTAGACGCGAAAAGCACGTGATACTGGGCGGACCTGACGGCGGAGATGGCGGAGATGGCGGAGATGTGTATTTTATCGTTGATAACAACACTCACACGCTAGCCGCATATAAAGGTAAGCGCGCTTTAAAAGCTCAAAACGGAGAGCCGGGTATGGGTCGCAGAATGACCGGTAAAAAAGGTGAAAATTTAGAGCTTATAGTGCCTCCGGGAACTGCCGTGTATGATGCTGATAGCGGAGAGCTCTTGCTTGACCTAACCAGGCAAGGTGAGCGAAAGATGTTTTTAAAAGGTGGCAAAGGCGGTCTTGGTAACGTGCATTTTAAGAGTTCGACCAACCAAGCCCCAGAATACGCTCAAAAAGGCACTCCTGAAGAAATTTGCAATGTGCGCCTTGAGTTAAAACTAATTGCTGATGTAGGGCTTGTAGGCTTTCCAAATGTGGGCAAATCAACGCTAATTTCAACCGTTTCAAATGCCAAGCCGCAAATCGCAAACTATGAATTTACGACACTTACACCAAAGTTAGGGCTTGTAGAAGTTGATGAGTTTAACGGCTTTGTTATGGCCGATATTCCTGGTATTATTGAAGGAGCAAGTGACGGTCGAGGGCTTGGAATTCAGTTTTTAAAGCATATCGAGCGAACTAAAATTTTACTTTATATGCTTGATCTTGCTAATTATCGCACTCTTGAAGAGCAGTTTGACACACTTAAAACAGAGGTTGGTAAATTTTCAAGCGAGCTTGCAGGCAGAAAATATGCTATTGCATTAACCAGAATGGATGCTTGTGAGGAGATAGATAAAATTTCTACTTTTATAGAGAAATTAGGGCTTGGAAAAGATCTTTTAAGTTATAAACAAGACATTTATGAGTTTGATTCAAAAAAGCCATTTTTCGTTACGCCGATATCTTCTGCAAGCGGTGAAAATATAAATGAGCTTAAATTTGCGCTTTTAGAGCTTTTAAAATCTGAAAAATAATCTATTTGAAGCAAGATGGGCTAAAGTGATGCAAGAACAAACAAATATCGTTTTTATGGGAACGCCTGAGTATGCAACTAAAATTTTAAAAGCTCTTGTCGAGGCTAAATTTAATATCGTAGCGGTTTTTACTCAGCCTGATAAGCCGGTAGGCAGGAAGCAAATTTTAACTCCAAGTAGTGTTAAGACGTATAGCGAGGCAAATTTGTCTAATGTGCCGATCTTTCAACCAAAAACTCTGCGCGATGAAGCAGCAGCTGCGAAAATTTCAAGCTTGAAGCCTGATTTTATAGTGGTTGCTGCTTATGGAAAAATTCTGCCAAAAACTATTCTTGATATCGCCCCCTGTATAAATTTACATGCCTCCATTCTGCCTAAATTTAGGGGAGCTAGCCCTATACAAAGCGCTATTTTGGCAGGAGAAAAAATGACAGGCGTAACCTCAATGCTGATGAACGAGGGGCTTGATACGGGCGGTATGCTAGAGTTTGCCTATACGAACTGCGAAGATAAGATGGCTGGCGAGCTTTTTGACGAGCTTGGAGATATGGCTGGCGAGCTTATAGTTAAAACTCTTCTGAATTTTAAAAGTTTGATTCCTATCAAGCAGGACGACACTCAAAGTTCAGAGTGTAAGAAGATTCAAAAATCAGATGGACTTTTTAGCTTTAACGAGAGCACGCAAGAGATCTATAATAAATTCAGAGCTCTTACTCCTTGGCCGGGGATCTACCTTGAAAGCGGGCTTAAAATTCTCTCTTTGGATATCAAAAAAGATATTTGTATTGGCGATAAAATTGGTGAAATTTTGCAGGTAGATAAAGATAGTTTTACGGTGGGTTGCAAAGACGGTGCAGTGAGCATTAAAACATTGCAAGAGCCGAGTAAAAAGGCTGTTGATGCCAATTCTTATATAAACGGTAAGCGTCTTAATGTCGGCGATAAAATTTTGTGACAAGAGCTAAATTTGGTAGTTGAATTTGTTAATACTATCCCTTCGACTCAGGAATTTTTGTGTGAAAGTGTGCGAGCTGGTGCGATAAAGCCGCCGTTTATGCTCGTAGCAAACGAGCAAAGCAAGGGTGTAGGAAGCAGAAATAACGAATGGCAGGGCTTTAGAGGAAATTTATTTCTCTCTTTTTGTGTTGATAAACATTTCTTGCCAAGCGATTTGCACGAGGCTTCGATATCTATCTATTTTTCGATGATTATGCGCGAGCTTTTGGCTTCAAAAGGCTCTAAAATTTGGATCAAATGGCCAAATGACTTTTATATAGAAGATAAAAAAATAGGCGGAACAATTACTTCAAAAATAAGTGAAGTTTATATTTGCGGAATGGGACTAAATCTTGTCGCTGCCCCAAAAAATGCAGGAATTTTGGATATTGAAATTAGTCAAAACGACCTAGTTTGGGGATTTTGTGAATTATTAGAAAAAAAGATTTTATGGAAGCAGATTTTTAGCAAATTTAGGTTAGACTTTCAGAAATCAAAAAAATTCATCACGCACATAGACGGCAAAGAGATATCGCTGCAAGATGCAGAAATTTGCGATGATGGAGCTATTTTAGTAAATGAAAAAAGGGTGTATTCTTTAAGATGAGCGAGATAATAACTATAGCAAACCAAAAAGGCGGTGTCGGAAAGACGACCACTGCCGTAAATTTGGCGGCATCTTTAGCGGTTGCCGAAAAGAGGGTTCTACTCATAGATATCGATCCTCAGGCAAACGCAACTACGGGAATGGGATTTAGTAGAAACGATTATGAATACAACATCTATCACGTTTTAACAGGGCGCAAGAAGCTTTCTCAAATCGTTTTAAAAACTGAAATTCCTACACTTTTTCTAGCTCCGTCAAATATCGGCTTAGTAGGTATCGAACAGGAATTTAACGATCAGAGTAAGGATTATAAGCTAATCCTTAAAAATAAAATCGCCGAAGTTTCGCACGAATATGATTTTATCATCATTGATAGCCCTCCGGCTCTTGGAAGCATAACCGTAAACGCGCTAAGTGCGAGCGATAGCGTGATAATACCTATACAATGCGAATTTTACGCACTTGAAGGTCTGGCGCAAATTTTAAATACAGTTAAGATAATCAAAAAAACGATAAACCCAAAGCTTGCTATCAAGGGCTTTTTGCCGACTATGTATAGCTCGCAAAACAACCTTTCAAAAGAGACTGTGGCGAATTTAAAGCAGCATTTTGAAAATAAGCTGTTTAAACTAAGAGACGATAGTGAGGATTTTGTGATCGTGCCTAGAAATGTAAAGCTTGCCGAGTCTCCGAGCTTTGGCAAGCCTGTGATACTCTATGATATCAAATCTCCCGGCTCTCAAGCCTATCAAAATTTAGCTTACGCGATTTTAGGATAAAAGATGGCTAAAAAGAGTAGTTTAGGACGCGGATTGGGAGCTATACTTGAAGATGTGGAGCTTGCTTACAAAGCAGAATTAAGCGGCGGAAACCGCGATATAGTAACTGAAATCGACGTAAATTTAATAACCGAAAACCCGTATCAACCACGAAAGCACTTTGATGAAACGGCTTTAAGGGAGCTAAGCGAGTCTATAAAAAGGCACGGACTCATCCAGCCTATAATCGTCATACAAAAAGATGACGGCTATATGCTCATAGCCGGCGAAAGAAGATTTAGAGCGACTAAAATTTTAGGCGCTGAGAAAATAAAAGCCATAGTTGCCGATATCGAGAGTAAAAATTTAAGAGAGCTTGCACTCATAGAAAATATTCAAAGGGAAGACCTTAATCCTATCGAGCTTGCAAATTCTTATAAAGAGCTGATCGATGAATACAAAATCACTCAAGAAGGGCTTGCAAACATCATACATAAGAGCAGAACTCAGATAACAAACACAATGCGGCTTTTGTCTTTAAGCCTTCATACTCAAGATCTCATAAAAGAAGGAAAGATAACCCAAGGACATGCTAAAGTAATCGTAGGTCTTGAGCCAAATTACGAAAAAATGGCTGTTGATACGATAATAGGGCAAAGACTAAGCGTTCGCGAAAC includes these proteins:
- a CDS encoding ParA family protein, coding for MSEIITIANQKGGVGKTTTAVNLAASLAVAEKRVLLIDIDPQANATTGMGFSRNDYEYNIYHVLTGRKKLSQIVLKTEIPTLFLAPSNIGLVGIEQEFNDQSKDYKLILKNKIAEVSHEYDFIIIDSPPALGSITVNALSASDSVIIPIQCEFYALEGLAQILNTVKIIKKTINPKLAIKGFLPTMYSSQNNLSKETVANLKQHFENKLFKLRDDSEDFVIVPRNVKLAESPSFGKPVILYDIKSPGSQAYQNLAYAILG
- a CDS encoding biotin--[acetyl-CoA-carboxylase] ligase codes for the protein MVVEFVNTIPSTQEFLCESVRAGAIKPPFMLVANEQSKGVGSRNNEWQGFRGNLFLSFCVDKHFLPSDLHEASISIYFSMIMRELLASKGSKIWIKWPNDFYIEDKKIGGTITSKISEVYICGMGLNLVAAPKNAGILDIEISQNDLVWGFCELLEKKILWKQIFSKFRLDFQKSKKFITHIDGKEISLQDAEICDDGAILVNEKRVYSLR
- a CDS encoding cytochrome-c peroxidase, encoding MKFKFILLSSALASSMFANDLIKEALDAGLVAIPSDPHALAKMINEASPDSKEFPTTMAAYELGKRLYFDPRLSKSGIISCNTCHNLGLGGVDGVPASTGHKWMPNPHHVNAPTVYNSVFNAVQFWDGRAAHLAAQAAGPMTALPEMASTPELVVDRLKSIPAYVAEFKNAFNSEINFDLVTTAIGIFERTLVTPSRFDKFLEGDKNALNEAEKKGLKMFLDKGCASCHNGVNLGGTLQPFEVAGKYEFANIGDFKGDANGMVKAPTLRNVELTAPYYHNGAIWSLSDAVKAMGSIQLGIEINDVEAASIVTFLNSLTGTMPKVEYPMFPASTDKTSKPELDY
- the flhB gene encoding flagellar biosynthesis protein FlhB produces the protein MAENDQEKTEEATSKKIEDAKKDGNVAKSQDLAGFITLFVAIFAVILLLGFLGEQFFALYVYYQSLIGQEIDAKLIYSIALTTVFRALLMILPITICVAIAGIIANLIQFGFIFTTKPLEPNLNKINPIKGLKNLFSLKKLIESIKMTLKVTIVFSVGFFMFLSFIKELPHTIFLPMVAQLDWLKEKMIILAFVMLIVLFVIAIVDVLIVRFQYFKDLRMTKQEVKDEYKQMEGDPQVKARIRRLQMEASRRRMMQNIPEADVIITNPTHYAVALRYDKTKEKAPVVIAKGVDFLALRIKDIGINSGVKIVENPPLARELYKVCDINEMIPAELFRAVAEVLSFVYMSDRAKFGDRLKNEL
- the obgE gene encoding GTPase ObgE, with translation MFIDSVSLTLSSGHGGAGAVSFRREKHVILGGPDGGDGGDGGDVYFIVDNNTHTLAAYKGKRALKAQNGEPGMGRRMTGKKGENLELIVPPGTAVYDADSGELLLDLTRQGERKMFLKGGKGGLGNVHFKSSTNQAPEYAQKGTPEEICNVRLELKLIADVGLVGFPNVGKSTLISTVSNAKPQIANYEFTTLTPKLGLVEVDEFNGFVMADIPGIIEGASDGRGLGIQFLKHIERTKILLYMLDLANYRTLEEQFDTLKTEVGKFSSELAGRKYAIALTRMDACEEIDKISTFIEKLGLGKDLLSYKQDIYEFDSKKPFFVTPISSASGENINELKFALLELLKSEK
- the rplU gene encoding 50S ribosomal protein L21 yields the protein MSKYAIIKHGGKQYRVSEGEYLKLDRFEAEAKSSVEITDVLAVNDGEIKVGAPFVKGAKVVLEVVNEGKDKKVVIYKKRRRKDSKLKRGFRRQFTRVKVVSIAA
- a CDS encoding anaerobic C4-dicarboxylate transporter, which encodes MEFLTSLSEGTQFAIQLIVVLVCLFYGAKKGGIALGLLGGIGLIVLVFGFHIQPGKPAIAVMLTILAVVVASATLQASGGLDVMLQIAERILRKNPKYVSILAPFVTCFLTILCGTGHVVYTILPIVYDIAIKNGIRPERPMAASSVSAQMGIIASPVSVAVVTLTAFLVSSKTQLAGFDGYLDLLKITIPSTFCGVLAIGIFSWFRGKDLDKDEEFQEKIKDPEFKKYVYGESASLLGQKLPQSSWNAMWIFLSAIAVVALLGYFKEYRPAWPKSNPAKVVEIVADGKAVKSFNVKDGKIVATVKDGKIEETVASSKAKSSMSYENIEIYSKDGKLTQSLRAENGGVVLSVGDKSETIASAKIAVKDSVKKPAPMGMVDVIQIFMLLAGALIIIFTKTDASKISKNEIFRSGMIALVAVFGISWMAETMFAVHTPMMKEALGDIVKQHPWTYAVMLLLVSKFVNSQAAALVAFVPLALGIGVSPAIILAFAPACYGYYILPTYPSDLAAIQFDRSGTTRIGKYVINHSFIIPGLIGVFSSCLFGWIFASLYGYMG
- a CDS encoding ParB/RepB/Spo0J family partition protein; amino-acid sequence: MAKKSSLGRGLGAILEDVELAYKAELSGGNRDIVTEIDVNLITENPYQPRKHFDETALRELSESIKRHGLIQPIIVIQKDDGYMLIAGERRFRATKILGAEKIKAIVADIESKNLRELALIENIQREDLNPIELANSYKELIDEYKITQEGLANIIHKSRTQITNTMRLLSLSLHTQDLIKEGKITQGHAKVIVGLEPNYEKMAVDTIIGQRLSVRETENLVKNLKDKSKTTQKSGFKIDEEYAKKLDDLKELLEQLHIKSKIKNRNLILEFKDISDIEKFIYKIR
- the fmt gene encoding methionyl-tRNA formyltransferase: MQEQTNIVFMGTPEYATKILKALVEAKFNIVAVFTQPDKPVGRKQILTPSSVKTYSEANLSNVPIFQPKTLRDEAAAAKISSLKPDFIVVAAYGKILPKTILDIAPCINLHASILPKFRGASPIQSAILAGEKMTGVTSMLMNEGLDTGGMLEFAYTNCEDKMAGELFDELGDMAGELIVKTLLNFKSLIPIKQDDTQSSECKKIQKSDGLFSFNESTQEIYNKFRALTPWPGIYLESGLKILSLDIKKDICIGDKIGEILQVDKDSFTVGCKDGAVSIKTLQEPSKKAVDANSYINGKRLNVGDKIL
- the rpmA gene encoding 50S ribosomal protein L27, coding for MAHKKGQGSTQNNRDSIGRRLGVKKFGGEFVRAGNIIIRQRGTATHAGSNVGLGKDHTIFALIDGYVKFERKDKTRKKVSVYPAA